The Tamandua tetradactyla isolate mTamTet1 chromosome 5, mTamTet1.pri, whole genome shotgun sequence genome window below encodes:
- the LOC143682535 gene encoding uncharacterized protein LOC143682535 isoform X2 — MTENEGQGEGEVRKQFPQARADPSRIPVAPEAAIQWGGEGIRLRLRSLHLDRHVSSRRSSAPEAGAALQPSRHQRRFLVFTSAAGTAGAVGRPEVAILRHPLTPSRRQHRPALLAFIQQVASLRPQEDGVCGRGGVCGEGQRVGLGSACISF; from the exons ATGACAGAGAATGAAGGGCAGGGTGAGGGTGAGGTTAGAAAACAGTTCCCTCAAGCACGCGCAGACCCTTCACGCATCCCTGTGGCCCCGGAAGCGGCGATccagtggggtggggaagggatcCGGCTCCGACTTAGGTCGCTGCACCTGGACAGACACGTGAGCTCCAGAAGGTCCAGCGCACCTGAGGCTGGGGCGGCCCTGCAGCCCTCACGGCACCAGCGCCGCTTTCTAGTTTTCACATCGGCCGCGGGAACTGCTGGAGCCGTTGGGAGGCCCGAG GTGGCGATCCTGAGGCATCCCCTCACCCCTTCCAGACGGCAGCATCGGCCTGCACTTCTCGCATTCATCCAGCAGGTGGCGAGCCTGAGGCCTCAAGAGGACGGCGTGTGCGGGCGAGGGGGGGTGTGTGGTGAGGGTCAGAGGGTTGGGTTAGGGTCTGCGTGCATCTCTTTCTGA
- the LOC143682535 gene encoding uncharacterized protein LOC143682535 isoform X1, whose translation MTENEGQGEGEVRKQFPQARADPSRIPVAPEAAIQWGGEGIRLRLRSLHLDRHVSSRRSSAPEAGAALQPSRHQRRFLVFTSAAGTAGAVGRPEQVAILRHPLTPSRRQHRPALLAFIQQVASLRPQEDGVCGRGGVCGEGQRVGLGSACISF comes from the exons ATGACAGAGAATGAAGGGCAGGGTGAGGGTGAGGTTAGAAAACAGTTCCCTCAAGCACGCGCAGACCCTTCACGCATCCCTGTGGCCCCGGAAGCGGCGATccagtggggtggggaagggatcCGGCTCCGACTTAGGTCGCTGCACCTGGACAGACACGTGAGCTCCAGAAGGTCCAGCGCACCTGAGGCTGGGGCGGCCCTGCAGCCCTCACGGCACCAGCGCCGCTTTCTAGTTTTCACATCGGCCGCGGGAACTGCTGGAGCCGTTGGGAGGCCCGAG CAGGTGGCGATCCTGAGGCATCCCCTCACCCCTTCCAGACGGCAGCATCGGCCTGCACTTCTCGCATTCATCCAGCAGGTGGCGAGCCTGAGGCCTCAAGAGGACGGCGTGTGCGGGCGAGGGGGGGTGTGTGGTGAGGGTCAGAGGGTTGGGTTAGGGTCTGCGTGCATCTCTTTCTGA